A stretch of the Fusobacterium varium genome encodes the following:
- a CDS encoding membrane protein, which translates to MNKGITMAVMSSLTFSIMNVLVKLVSTRIPSSEITFFRGLIGTILVLIFMKVQKVKFSNKENKILYLRGLLGGIYMLTYFYAISKLKLGDVSILVQLSGVFVVIFSSIFLKEKLQPKTYIFILAIIIGTCIIINPLKFSSYSQYAIFGVLAAAFSGAASITIRYLARSGLHHNYEIMFFFLFISTIVAIPLMYSNFIIPNTKELIILIIIGGVSFIAQIFLTGAFSHQNAIIVEFVRYIGIFINNLWGFIIFKETITLQSIIGGTIIVISTILLSKTQKDK; encoded by the coding sequence ATGAATAAAGGAATAACAATGGCAGTTATGTCATCACTTACTTTCAGTATTATGAATGTTTTGGTAAAATTAGTAAGTACAAGAATTCCATCTTCTGAGATTACATTTTTTAGAGGTCTAATTGGTACTATTCTTGTTTTAATATTTATGAAAGTTCAAAAGGTAAAATTTTCAAATAAAGAAAATAAAATATTATATTTACGAGGATTACTAGGTGGAATTTATATGCTGACATATTTCTATGCCATATCAAAATTGAAATTAGGAGATGTATCTATACTGGTACAATTATCTGGAGTTTTTGTTGTAATCTTTTCTTCAATTTTTCTTAAAGAAAAGCTACAGCCTAAAACATATATTTTTATTCTTGCTATAATTATTGGAACCTGTATAATTATAAATCCTTTAAAATTTTCTTCATATTCCCAATATGCAATATTTGGTGTACTAGCAGCAGCTTTTTCCGGAGCGGCATCTATTACAATAAGATATTTAGCTAGATCAGGATTGCACCATAATTATGAAATTATGTTTTTTTTCCTCTTTATATCAACAATAGTTGCTATTCCATTGATGTACTCAAATTTTATAATTCCCAATACCAAAGAACTTATTATTTTAATCATAATTGGGGGTGTTTCTTTTATTGCACAAATATTTTTAACAGGTGCGTTCTCACATCAAAATGCAATTATTGTTGAATTTGTAAGATATATAGGAATTTTTATAAATAATTTATGGGGATTTATTATTTTTAAAGAAACAATTACACTGCAATCTATTATTGGAGGTACCATTATAGTAATATCAACAATCTTATTATCAAAAACACAAAAAGATAAATAA
- a CDS encoding methyltransferase, with protein sequence MNNNLIFQLKVIRFKISEALKLYEKTGEKDNFLKECIEELCSFILNEKNYMDFILSSENNLIKNLIRDIRDRAAEALGILEKIEARNILNEENTAFKYGDELALAVKREIEDYKILKSSKVLLIGSGAMPITAYTIFKETAAHITCVDIDSEALNLSKKVTNKLGIQGVYFEGDIEAVEIENFSHIIIASLVQKKCELVDYVSQKINNDAKIILRYGNEIKEAFNFPLCIKEINDFTKTVIRDKSFIYDTLLLERM encoded by the coding sequence ATGAATAATAATTTAATATTTCAATTAAAAGTTATAAGATTTAAAATATCAGAGGCCTTAAAATTATATGAAAAGACTGGAGAGAAGGATAATTTTTTAAAAGAATGTATTGAAGAGCTGTGTTCTTTCATCTTAAATGAAAAAAATTACATGGATTTTATTTTAAGTTCTGAAAACAATTTAATAAAAAACCTCATAAGAGATATCAGAGATAGAGCAGCTGAGGCTTTGGGAATTTTGGAAAAAATAGAGGCAAGAAATATTTTAAATGAAGAAAATACTGCATTTAAATATGGAGATGAACTGGCTTTAGCTGTAAAACGTGAGATTGAAGATTACAAAATTTTAAAATCTTCAAAAGTTTTATTAATAGGTTCTGGTGCAATGCCCATAACAGCTTATACTATTTTTAAGGAAACAGCAGCTCACATTACATGTGTTGATATAGATTCAGAAGCTCTTAATTTATCTAAAAAAGTTACAAACAAATTGGGGATTCAAGGAGTCTATTTTGAAGGAGATATAGAGGCTGTAGAAATAGAAAATTTTTCTCATATAATTATAGCTTCTTTAGTTCAAAAAAAATGTGAATTAGTAGATTATGTATCTCAAAAAATAAATAATGATGCAAAAATTATTTTGAGATATGGTAATGAAATCAAGGAAGCTTTTAATTTTCCACTGTGTATAAAAGAGATAAACGATTTTACCAAGACTGTAATTAGAGATAAAAGCTTTATATATGATACTTTATTGCTAGAAAGGATGTAA
- a CDS encoding ABC transporter, with protein MLKMNLTDIKISYGKNNIIKNIKAEFYGGNVVSLIGPNGTGKTTLLKAIAHLIKYEGDIGVIGETGYKNFRDSFTYVPQMSVNNINLTVFEIVLLGRVRDLTWKIEKIHLNAVAEILDELNLSHLSCSKFSSLSGGQKQMVIMAQAMVSKPKILLLDEPTSALDLKHQLQIMETAKKYTKKTGSITVIVLHDIALAARYSDEILLLHDGYSIQQGIPEEVLKEELLEDIYGVELDISKSSRGFISITPIKTK; from the coding sequence ATGCTAAAAATGAATCTTACAGATATTAAAATAAGCTATGGTAAAAATAATATTATAAAAAATATAAAAGCTGAATTTTATGGTGGAAATGTTGTTTCACTAATTGGACCTAATGGAACTGGAAAAACTACATTGCTGAAAGCTATTGCCCACTTAATAAAATATGAAGGAGATATCGGTGTTATTGGAGAAACTGGTTATAAAAATTTTAGAGATAGTTTTACATATGTTCCCCAGATGTCTGTTAATAATATTAATCTAACTGTTTTTGAAATAGTTTTATTGGGAAGAGTAAGAGATTTAACATGGAAAATTGAAAAAATTCATTTAAATGCTGTAGCTGAAATACTTGATGAATTAAATTTAAGCCATTTAAGCTGCAGTAAATTCTCAAGTTTAAGTGGTGGACAGAAACAAATGGTCATAATGGCACAGGCAATGGTTTCAAAACCCAAAATTTTATTATTAGATGAACCTACAAGTGCCTTGGATTTAAAACATCAGCTCCAGATTATGGAAACAGCAAAAAAATATACAAAAAAAACAGGCTCTATAACAGTTATTGTTCTGCATGATATAGCATTAGCAGCTAGATATAGTGATGAAATTCTGCTTTTACATGATGGCTATTCTATACAGCAGGGAATTCCTGAAGAAGTTTTGAAGGAAGAATTGTTAGAGGATATATATGGAGTTGAACTTGATATTTCCAAAAGCTCCAGAGGTTTTATTTCTATAACCCCAATAAAAACAAAGTGA
- a CDS encoding putative transposase, which yields MFFFYDRDLLTKLAYAVNDIFKYQFHNIKAKNQRIHKISKYSSKYFTNSDIIHYGLITVIHTFGRDLKWNPHIHAIVTLGGFNKNYQFLEKKYFHVNSIAGQWKKMVIDIVKSGNYDKPEIKAKAYAAANYLYRKNTRFFFNVAKNDLNNNIYAIKYIGRYLSRAPIAEYKIIDFYDNKVTFYYESLADNKQRIELTLDAETFLSKLIIHIPPKHFKMIRRFGIYSRNIKSELKNIMKFMRKYVSKYSNFTFYQLEIWKAFGVNPFYCFKCNARMKVKKISYFNIHTGSICWKEYR from the coding sequence ATGTTTTTCTTCTATGATAGAGACCTTTTAACTAAGCTTGCTTATGCTGTTAATGATATTTTTAAATATCAATTTCATAACATTAAAGCAAAAAATCAAAGAATTCATAAAATTTCAAAATATTCCTCTAAATACTTTACTAACTCAGATATCATTCATTATGGATTGATTACTGTTATTCATACCTTTGGACGCGATCTTAAATGGAATCCTCATATTCATGCTATTGTTACTTTAGGTGGATTCAATAAAAACTACCAATTTCTTGAAAAAAAATATTTTCATGTCAATTCCATTGCTGGACAATGGAAAAAAATGGTTATTGATATTGTTAAATCTGGAAATTATGACAAGCCTGAAATTAAAGCTAAAGCTTATGCTGCTGCTAACTACCTTTATCGCAAAAATACAAGATTCTTTTTCAATGTTGCAAAAAATGATTTAAATAATAATATTTATGCAATTAAATATATTGGCAGATATCTGTCAAGAGCTCCCATCGCAGAATATAAAATTATTGATTTCTATGATAATAAGGTTACTTTCTATTATGAAAGTCTTGCTGATAATAAACAAAGAATTGAGCTTACTTTAGATGCGGAAACATTTCTTTCCAAATTAATTATTCACATTCCCCCTAAACATTTCAAAATGATTAGGCGCTTTGGAATCTATTCTAGAAATATTAAATCAGAACTTAAAAATATCATGAAATTCATGAGAAAATATGTCTCTAAATATTCCAATTTTACTTTTTATCAACTTGAAATATGGAAAGCTTTTGGAGTAAATCCTTTTTATTGTTTTAAATGTAATGCCAGAATGAAAGTTAAAAAAATATCATATTTTAATATACATACAGGCTCCATTTGCTGGAAAGAATATCGCTAA
- a CDS encoding ABC transporter substrate-binding protein has protein sequence MIFKKFFRLFIICLFFSLVLLEKNTYSNELQQQEKNNKITFTDLSNRKIEIDGPINRIFLGFYEESYLAVAENFNKVVSISKGEWADFFNDQYNAYEKQMPELDKIIDTGSIYKGSFSMETLLNSKPQVAIVAPFQYETLAENIDKLEKSGIKVIVIDYNSQTLENHIKSTKILGKITGNKNRAEELIRNYENALNEVKERVENIKNRKKVYVELGNLGADQIGNSYGNYLWGSLVKLAGGNNIAENKIDSYGPLSPEYILTSNPDAIFFAGANWANDAGDRVLIGFNVSPEQTWKRLAPYTKRTGWKKLNAIKNGEIYAVNHGGLRSIYDYVYVQYIAKSLYPELFKDIEPKENLENFYKKYLPITPEGTFMTKYNEK, from the coding sequence ATGATTTTTAAAAAATTTTTTAGATTATTTATAATATGCTTATTTTTTAGCCTGGTTCTCTTAGAAAAAAATACATATTCTAATGAACTTCAACAGCAGGAAAAGAATAACAAAATCACCTTTACTGATCTTTCTAATAGGAAAATTGAAATTGATGGCCCTATTAATAGAATTTTTTTAGGTTTTTATGAAGAATCTTATTTGGCAGTTGCAGAAAATTTTAATAAAGTGGTAAGTATATCTAAAGGAGAATGGGCAGATTTTTTTAATGACCAGTACAATGCCTATGAAAAACAGATGCCTGAATTAGATAAAATCATAGATACAGGTTCTATATATAAAGGATCTTTCAGTATGGAAACTTTATTAAACTCTAAGCCACAGGTGGCTATAGTTGCTCCTTTTCAATATGAAACTCTGGCTGAAAATATAGATAAATTAGAAAAGTCAGGAATAAAAGTTATTGTAATTGACTATAATTCTCAGACTTTAGAAAATCATATAAAAAGTACAAAAATTTTAGGAAAAATTACTGGAAATAAAAACAGAGCTGAAGAACTAATAAGAAATTATGAAAATGCTTTAAATGAAGTAAAAGAAAGAGTAGAAAATATTAAAAACAGAAAAAAAGTATATGTAGAATTAGGAAATCTGGGTGCTGATCAAATAGGTAACAGTTATGGTAATTACTTATGGGGAAGTCTTGTAAAACTAGCTGGAGGAAATAATATAGCAGAAAATAAAATTGACAGTTATGGCCCATTAAGTCCAGAATATATTTTAACATCTAACCCTGATGCAATATTCTTTGCTGGAGCAAACTGGGCTAATGACGCTGGTGACAGAGTTTTAATTGGATTTAATGTTTCTCCTGAGCAAACATGGAAAAGGCTTGCTCCATATACAAAAAGAACTGGCTGGAAAAAATTAAATGCTATAAAAAATGGTGAGATATATGCTGTAAATCATGGTGGACTTCGTTCTATTTATGATTATGTATATGTGCAGTATATAGCAAAGTCCTTATATCCTGAATTGTTTAAAGATATTGAACCTAAAGAAAATTTAGAGAATTTTTATAAAAAATATCTTCCAATCACTCCAGAAGGAACTTTTATGACAAAATACAATGAAAAATAG
- a CDS encoding putative RNA polymerase sigma-H factor, which yields MINIHTIHAAQEGDEDAIQQIFESFKQLMIFKTKKYFFHGGDREDVMQEAMIGLLKAINAYDESKNASFTTFALLCIKRQIITALKNSNSGKNRILNMAVSTSSDDEDEADLTYDNKSFNFYNPEEIYLSKEKMKYLNKYLKTHLSPMENEIFEYMLAEMTYTEIAEKTGRELKSVDNSIQRIKKKLKNFIEEYEKE from the coding sequence ATGATAAATATTCACACTATTCATGCCGCTCAAGAGGGTGACGAAGACGCCATACAACAAATCTTTGAAAGTTTCAAACAACTTATGATTTTCAAAACTAAAAAATACTTCTTTCATGGTGGTGACAGAGAAGATGTTATGCAGGAAGCCATGATTGGACTTTTAAAAGCTATCAATGCTTATGATGAAAGTAAAAATGCTTCTTTTACAACTTTTGCATTATTATGTATTAAACGTCAAATTATAACTGCATTAAAAAATTCCAATTCTGGAAAAAATAGAATATTAAATATGGCAGTTTCTACTTCTTCAGATGATGAAGATGAAGCAGACCTTACATATGACAATAAATCATTTAATTTTTACAATCCAGAAGAAATCTATCTAAGTAAGGAAAAAATGAAGTATCTGAACAAATATTTAAAAACACATTTAAGCCCTATGGAAAATGAAATTTTTGAATATATGCTTGCTGAAATGACTTATACTGAAATAGCAGAAAAAACTGGAAGAGAACTGAAATCTGTAGATAACAGTATTCAAAGAATAAAGAAAAAACTAAAAAACTTTATTGAAGAATATGAAAAAGAGTAG
- a CDS encoding phosphoesterase, whose amino-acid sequence MLHLFEPIDIQILFFIQEHYRNSFLDKIMPLITKLGNIGVFWIILACFFILIKKYRKIGIMMFIAIFLCALTGNIILKPLVKRIRPFDLVHFTQLLISAPKDFSFPSGHTMASFASAAVIISQNKKWGIYAFILAFLIGFSRLYLFVHFPSDVIIGAVIGCILGIISVKIYNKFINR is encoded by the coding sequence ATGCTTCATCTTTTTGAACCAATTGATATTCAGATTTTATTTTTTATTCAAGAACATTATAGAAATTCTTTTCTTGATAAAATTATGCCACTAATAACCAAGTTGGGTAATATTGGTGTTTTTTGGATAATACTTGCCTGTTTTTTTATACTTATAAAAAAATATAGAAAAATAGGAATAATGATGTTTATAGCAATCTTTTTATGTGCATTAACTGGAAATATTATTCTTAAACCTTTAGTCAAAAGAATAAGACCATTTGATTTAGTCCATTTCACTCAATTATTAATTTCAGCTCCAAAAGACTTTTCTTTTCCTTCTGGGCATACAATGGCTTCTTTTGCTTCAGCAGCTGTAATAATTTCTCAAAATAAAAAATGGGGAATATATGCATTTATTCTTGCTTTTTTAATAGGATTTTCGCGATTATATCTATTTGTACATTTCCCTAGTGATGTTATAATAGGAGCTGTTATTGGCTGTATACTAGGAAT
- a CDS encoding ABC transporter permease: MNKKINGEEVYKKINKKRQMAFYISLAAIIIMLLFDLMTGSSGMTLEDTIKALLAGPSSESIEAAIIWNIRLPMTLICLTVGASLGLAGTQMQTILSNPLASPYTLGVSSAAGFGAAIAFISGFPFKGIPWLNAPFMAFAMTLLGTMAIYFLGKLKGMKAQSMVLFGIVTHFFFQALLSLVQFRSTPEVAGQIVYWMFGSLLKSTWTGVIVSGVIFLICSILLSRYAWKLTAIAAGEERAKSLGIDTDKVRLHVFLLSSLLTAGAVAFVGTIGFIGLVAPHFSRYFAGEDQRYLAPMASLFGVLLIACASILAKIIIPGIIIPIGIVTSLIGVPFLIFLILKKGV; this comes from the coding sequence ATGAATAAAAAAATTAATGGAGAAGAAGTATATAAAAAAATAAATAAAAAACGGCAAATGGCCTTTTATATTTCTTTAGCTGCAATAATTATAATGCTGCTCTTTGACCTCATGACAGGTTCTTCAGGGATGACTTTAGAAGATACAATAAAAGCTCTTTTAGCAGGCCCGTCTTCTGAAAGTATAGAAGCTGCTATTATATGGAATATCAGACTTCCTATGACTCTAATATGTCTGACAGTTGGTGCATCATTAGGTTTAGCAGGTACACAGATGCAAACTATACTTTCTAATCCGCTGGCAAGTCCATATACTTTAGGAGTATCCTCAGCTGCTGGTTTTGGAGCAGCAATAGCTTTTATATCTGGATTTCCATTTAAAGGAATACCATGGTTAAATGCTCCTTTTATGGCATTTGCCATGACTTTGCTGGGTACAATGGCTATTTACTTTTTAGGAAAACTAAAAGGTATGAAAGCACAATCTATGGTACTCTTTGGAATAGTAACACATTTCTTTTTTCAGGCATTATTATCTTTAGTACAATTTCGTTCTACTCCTGAGGTGGCAGGTCAAATTGTTTACTGGATGTTTGGAAGTCTGCTTAAATCAACCTGGACAGGAGTTATAGTAAGCGGAGTTATATTTTTAATCTGCAGTATATTGTTATCCAGATATGCCTGGAAATTAACTGCAATAGCTGCTGGAGAAGAAAGAGCTAAAAGCCTGGGAATAGATACAGATAAAGTAAGGCTGCATGTATTTTTACTAAGTTCACTGCTTACAGCTGGTGCCGTAGCATTTGTTGGAACTATAGGCTTTATAGGACTGGTAGCTCCACACTTTTCAAGATATTTTGCAGGAGAGGATCAAAGATATCTAGCACCTATGGCTTCTCTTTTTGGAGTATTATTAATTGCATGTGCTTCAATTTTAGCTAAAATAATTATTCCCGGAATAATTATTCCTATTGGAATAGTAACATCTCTTATTGGTGTTCCATTCTTAATTTTCTTAATTCTAAAGAAAGGGGTATGA